In bacterium BMS3Abin08, a single window of DNA contains:
- the hupC gene encoding putative Ni/Fe-hydrogenase B-type cytochrome subunit, with the protein MANERKRVYAWEFPVRLTHWINVLCIIALSITGFYIGNPFIHAVSSTQYIMGWMRFIHFTAAYTFLFSMIVRLYWAFMGNKYASWKVWFPFTGKRLSDLWGALKFYLFISKKPPYAVGHTALAGLTYLFVFAIFIFQIISGFALYSIVQQGTIWMILGGWLRGMMHLQTIRLLHHLAMYVILAFAAVHIYIGWVLDLKERNGLMGSIFSGYKFVTGKEWE; encoded by the coding sequence ATGGCTAACGAGAGAAAAAGGGTCTATGCATGGGAGTTTCCTGTCAGGCTTACGCACTGGATCAATGTGCTGTGTATCATTGCCCTTTCCATAACCGGGTTCTACATAGGCAATCCCTTTATCCATGCTGTCTCTTCAACGCAGTACATCATGGGATGGATGAGGTTCATACACTTTACCGCTGCTTACACCTTCTTGTTCAGCATGATCGTAAGGTTGTACTGGGCCTTTATGGGTAACAAGTATGCAAGTTGGAAGGTCTGGTTCCCCTTCACGGGCAAGCGGCTCAGCGACCTCTGGGGAGCTTTGAAGTTCTACCTCTTTATCAGCAAAAAACCCCCTTATGCTGTAGGACATACTGCTCTGGCCGGGCTCACTTACCTATTCGTATTTGCGATATTCATATTCCAGATAATATCGGGGTTTGCACTTTACTCAATCGTCCAGCAAGGCACAATATGGATGATTCTCGGTGGCTGGCTCAGGGGAATGATGCATCTACAGACCATACGGCTCCTGCACCATCTTGCGATGTATGTAATCCTGGCATTCGCTGCAGTCCATATCTATATCGGCTGGGTCCTCGACCTGAAGGAGCGCAACGGCCTGATGGGCTCCATATTCAGCGGATACAAGTTC